The Porites lutea chromosome 11, jaPorLute2.1, whole genome shotgun sequence genome includes a region encoding these proteins:
- the LOC140951605 gene encoding serotransferrin-like: protein MYSSSALTFFIAFLYLVTAGLGEGFEMRWCTISAEETSKCDDFKDAIETLASIKKVSVDFSCVQESKAVDCMEKIKSGKADLITLDGGEIFTAGKMYEMVPIVGEDYEIGTPTTSYFAVAVARKNSSLTFKTLKGKKSCHTGAGKTSGWNVPVGLLLSKNIMQTDKSCNAYTAAGKFFSESCVPNVKASTYNPNNTNPDNLCALCTDECSTNGNYSGYSGAFKCLKDGVGDVAFVKHTTVPSAEASSYVYLCKDGTTNDTYENCYLAKVPSHAVMVKKGNANNANYKRLLLYASNVAGITQNNPTQFQLFNSSKYKGKDLLFKDSTKQLVDVEDKNTYEKWLGTDYLEDLKALTACPTTPRPSMPRPTAGGKNNMLELLSAMISFIALFFTGALFK from the exons ATGTATTCTTCTTCAgcattaactttttttatcgCTTTCCTGTACCTGGTGACGG CGGGCCTTGGAGAAGGTTTTGAAATGCGATGGTGCACAATTTCAGCTGAGGAGACATCCAAATGTGATGATTTTAAAGACGCTATAGAGACATTGGCTTCAATAAAGAAAGTATCTGTCGATTTTTCCTGTGTTCAGGAGAGTAAGGCTGTGGACTGTATGGAGAAAATTAAGAGTGGCAAAGCTGATCTGATAACTCTTGATGGCGGAGAAATCTTTACCGCAG GAAAGATGTATGAAATGGTTCCCATTGTTGGTGAAGATTATGAAATTGGGACCCCCACCACAAGTTATTTTGCAGTGGCGGTTGCAAGGAAGAACTCGAGCCTTACGTTTAAAactctaaaaggaaaaaagtcttGCCACACTGGAGCAGGAAAAACATCCGGTTGGAACGTACCTGTTGGTCTTCTTCTCTCAAAGAATATCATGCAGACAGACAAAAGTTGCAATGCTTATACAGCAGCTGGGAAGTTTTTCAGTGAAAGCTGCGTACCAA ATGTCAAAGCTTCGACTTACAATCCGAATAATACTAATCCTGACAACTTGTGCGCTTTGTGCACAGACGAATGCAGCACAAATGGAAACTATTCTGGCTACTCTGGCGCTTTCAAGTGTTTGAAGGACGGAGTGGGAGACGTAGCGTTTGTTAAACACACCACAGTGCCATCAGCTGAGGCTAGCTCATATGTATATCTGTGTAAAGATGGAACTACCAATG ATACGTATGAAAACTGTTACCTCGCAAAAGTTCCATCTCATGCCGTGATGGTGAAAAAAGGAAACGCTAACAATGCCAACTACAAACGACTATTGCTATATGCTTCTAACGTTGCCGGAATCACTCAAAACAATCCGACACAGTTCCAGCTGTTTAATTCGTCCAAGTATAAGGGTAAAGATCTCTTGTTTAAAGACTCAACGAAGCAGCTCGTTGACGTTGAGGACAAGAACACCTACGAAAAATGGCTTGGTACCGACTATCTGGAAGACCTGAAGGCCTTAACAGCTTGTCCAACTACACCCCGGCCATCTATGCCCCGGCCTACTGCAGGAGGAAAGAATAACATGTTAGAATTACTGTCTGCCATGATCTCCTTCATAGCACTGTTTTTCACAGGAGCTTTGTTTAAATGA